In Vanessa cardui chromosome 6, ilVanCard2.1, whole genome shotgun sequence, the following proteins share a genomic window:
- the LOC124530350 gene encoding protein amnionless: MCSTTLFIILNYISITLSAKVTWLPNTSFNLPNNFKDGKLPCSKQTVIFPESLANSIQIESGTSVGGFVLPMEGELILAEGVIELGPFADVNCTSESNSYYTEKSISLWAQPDVWTSSKFNKATPDAERIPCFDDIAEFPRNTDFTVILPDVTQIIQGIKINGESLDTLQFRAYVIKQSDQTQQFVLNKNLDTGIVIARGHCNSLAGCPCQNNILSIDCSAKFCPMPSCVNPVQPIGHCCKICGGIIAFDIDRSFDITTFKEQVGRTIDSFGDNGLIYHVGRLPPNKVQLVVVDKDEYSGISAEVVNAIAYNMEKHIVHQMQISGSPLYRSGLGGKIFVSMFFTVILVMVGIYIYYYRLPEITFPIMGRSHPSFFSRFDRRTESIVSLTRRDSVAPIGSSIGTAFRNPLYDSKRKNLIEESVMEE, encoded by the coding sequence ATGTGTTCGACTACgctttttattattctaaattatatttcaattactcTCAGTGCAAAAGTGACATGGTTACCTAATACGAGCTTCAATTTGCCGAATAACTTTAAGGATGGCAAACTACCTTGCTCAAAACAAACAGTTATATTCCCAGAAAGTCTGGCTAACTCGATCCAAATAGAATCTGGTACATCAGTGGGCGGATTTGTATTACCAATGGAAGGAGAACTGATTTTAGCTGAAGGCGTAATTGAACTTGGCCCTTTCGCAGATGTTAATTGTACGAGTGAAAGCAACTCGTATTATACGGAGAAGTCTATCTCACTTTGGGCTCAACCAGATGTATGGACCTCGTCTAAATTTAATAAGGCGACCCCAGATGCTGAAAGGATTCCTTGTTTCGATGATATCGCTGAGTTTCCAAGAAATACTGACTTTACAGTTATTTTACCAGATGTGACTCAGATAATTCAAGGAATCAAAATAAATGGTGAAAGTTTGGATACATTACAATTTAGGGCTTACGTCATAAAACAGTCAGATCAAACTCAGCAGTTTGTTCTGAATAAAAACCTAGACACTGGAATTGTTATAGCACGAGGTCATTGCAATTCACTGGCAGGATGTCCgtgtcaaaataatattctgtCAATTGATTGCTCAGCTAAATTTTGCCCTATGCCGTCCTGTGTTAATCCAGTTCAACCTATTGGACATTGTTGTAAGATATGCGGAGGCATTATAGCTTTTGATATCGATAGAAGTTTTGATATAACAACATTTAAAGAGCAAGTGGGAAGAACGATCGATAGTTTTGGAGATAATGGTTTGATTTATCACGTTGGAAGACTTCCACCGAATAAAGTGCAGCTCGTTGTCGTGGACAAGGATGAATATAGTGGGATTAGTGCTGAAGTCGTAAATGCTATTGCTTATAACATGGAAAAACACATAGTTCATCAGATGCAGATTAGTGGAAGTCCTCTTTACAGATCGGGTCTGGGAGGAAAGATATTTGTGTCGATGTTTTTCACAGTCATTTTAGTAATGGtcggtatatatatttactattatagaTTACCAGAAATTACATTTCCAATTATGGGGCGAAGCCACCCCAGCTTTTTTTCAAGGTTTGATCGTAGAACTGAGAGTATAGTTTCTTTGACTAGAAGAGATTCAGTAGCACCGATAGGATCTAGCATAGGTACTGCCTTTAGGAATCCGTTATATGACTCAAAAAGGAAGAATTTAATTGAAGAGTCAGTTATGGAGGAATaa